Within the Candidatus Hydrogenedentota bacterium genome, the region CGATGGAGTACCTTTGGGTGGATGCGGGCTGGTTCGGCGACGACGAGGCGAAAGAGGGCGCGAATGTCTTCAACAGCGGTTGGGGACGTTTCGTGGGCGATTGGCATGCGAATCCCGGGTACTTTCCGGAAGGGTTGAAGCCGCTTGGACAGGCGTTGAACGACATGGGCCTCGGCTTTCTGCTGTGGCTTGAACCGGAACGTGTGTTCAAGGGCACGAAATGGCAGCGTGAACATCCCGAACTCATGCTGGGGCCGATCGGGGACAACAGTCTGCTCGACCTCGGCAATCCCGAGGCACGCAAGATGTTGACGGAGCATCTCGCCGCGCTTATCACCGAAGGCCGGATCGGCTGCTACCGGCAGGACTTCAACATGGACCCGCGCCCGTTCTGGGATGCGGCCGACGCGCCCGACCGCGTTGGCATGAGCGAGATCAAGCATATTACCGGTTTGTATGCGATGTGGGACGAATTGCGGCAACGCTTTCCGGACCTGCTCATTGACAACTGTTCGAGCGGCGGCCGCCGAATCGATCTGGAAATGATTTCGCGCAGCATGCCGCTCTGGCGCAGCGACGTGCAGTGCTGGCCGGGTTTCGGCATTACGGGCGTGCAAGCGCAAACGCAGGCGCTCGGCCTCTGGGTTCCGTTGAGCCTCGGTTGCTGCGATCGCGAAGACACCTACACATTCCGCAGCGCGCTCGGCCCCGGCATTGTCATGATTATGTACGATTTCGAACAGGACGTGCGGAAGCATTTCTCAACGGATTGGCTGCGCAAAATGCTCGGCGATCTGCAAACCGTCCGCAAGTACTTCTTGGGCGACTTCTATCCGCTGCTGTCCTTCTCGCTCGCGCAGGACACGTGGTCGGCGTGGCAATTCCACCGATCCGACCTTGAAGAGGGCATGGTGCTTGCCCTCAGAAGAAGCGAAAGCCCGTTCTCGGTCATGATGCCCACGCTTCATGGCCTGGATGAGAGCGCCGAATACGAGTTCCGGGATCTCGACACCGGGGAAACGGTCCGACATGCCGGCAAGGACCTCGCCGAAAACGGAATCGAACTGCGCGTCGCCCAGAAGCCGGGATCGCGGCTGCTGGTCTATCGGAAAATGTAAGTTGTGTGTCGGCGGGCAAAATGCGCCGGCGGTCTTGCCGTTGATTGGCCGCGGCCACGATTGACCCTTAGGACAGATTGCACGGACTTCTTTGACGATGTTCGTGGATTATCGGTATAGTCATGGCAGAGTGAAAAATGGAATGGCGCCTGCTGACGGCTTTGGGCTGGGGCGTTGATGTACAGGAAGGAGAGAAGGACTTCATGATCAAACTGGGCGTGAACACCGTGCTGTTCGGCAAGCACGATTTCCGTACGGCCATGCAACACATCAAATGGGCCGGATACGACGCGGCGGAGATCTCGGCGTTGAAGGGCATGTGCGAGCATCTGTGCCTGGACACGTGGAAGAAGGACGCGGCGGACATCAAGGCCATTTCACAGGACCTCGAATTGCCGATTACGGCGATGGAAGAGGGCGGATTGGATGAAAACCGGTTGATGCTGGCATACGAAGCGGGCGCCGAGATTGGCATTCCGGTCGTGAACGTCGGCCCGGGCGGATCCAAGGACAACCCGGAAGACTTGTCGAAAACCATTGATATCCTTGCCAAAATGGCGGAGAAGGCCGAACCGTTCGGCGTGAAACTGTGCGTGAAAGCGCACGTGGGCGCGGCTATCTGGAACACGCCGACGACGATCGTGGCGATGGCGAAAATCGCCTCGCCCGCCTTCGGCATAGACATGGATCCGAGCCACATCCATCGCGGCGGCGAAGTGCCGAAGGACGCGCTCCGGCAAGTCATCTCGCGCGTCAAACACGTCCATATCCGCGACTGCAAGGGACCGGGGCCGAGTCCGGGCGCGCCGGAAATGCAGGCCTGCGGACGCGGCGAGATTGATTTGATGGGGTATTGCAAGGTGCTCGTCGAATCGAAATTCGACGGGCCGGTCAACCTCGAAATCATCGGCGCGGGCGAATACGAACTGAGCCGCTGCGCCATTATCGCCGCGGAAAGTTACGGCTATTTGAACGCCTGCCTCAAGGCGTGTGGCGGAAGATAACAACAGGTTCAAGGAGCAAAGCTCAAGGCACGAGAATCGAAAGGCGGTCAGAGGCCCGAAAAAACGCTCCGGCAATCGCGGGATGCGGAACACGCGAATCCATAAACCTCGACACGCTATTTGAAACGGGTGGCCTTGCGCCTCGCGCCTATAGCCTAAAGCCTAATGAAGGAGAAATTGCATGGCCGCTAGA harbors:
- a CDS encoding alpha-galactosidase, giving the protein MDTFLLMFMIVATGVLLIPCACAAAALPEEMAAMRDWTANLLGGDPSRVLSFQYGGRPIGEVAIAWKTERTNDESAPDRIERVLTISAPVSGLVIRCCVTEYKDFPAVEWVLYLKNAGDADTPIISDILPIDAGFVSLRAEEVRLHHAKGSDCRMDDFAPLLTPLGPTGDQPQAPWIGEGNPFRIESQGGRSSCGALPFFNLDMGAHGVIGAIGWTGDWAASFHRTDAEVRVRAGMKRTHLKLLPGEEIRTPRIMLLFWNGDRMRGHNLLRQFILTHHSPTVGGKPAQAPICNATWGGNFIKKHIEHGQWWVENKLPMEYLWVDAGWFGDDEAKEGANVFNSGWGRFVGDWHANPGYFPEGLKPLGQALNDMGLGFLLWLEPERVFKGTKWQREHPELMLGPIGDNSLLDLGNPEARKMLTEHLAALITEGRIGCYRQDFNMDPRPFWDAADAPDRVGMSEIKHITGLYAMWDELRQRFPDLLIDNCSSGGRRIDLEMISRSMPLWRSDVQCWPGFGITGVQAQTQALGLWVPLSLGCCDREDTYTFRSALGPGIVMIMYDFEQDVRKHFSTDWLRKMLGDLQTVRKYFLGDFYPLLSFSLAQDTWSAWQFHRSDLEEGMVLALRRSESPFSVMMPTLHGLDESAEYEFRDLDTGETVRHAGKDLAENGIELRVAQKPGSRLLVYRKM
- a CDS encoding sugar phosphate isomerase/epimerase — its product is MEWRLLTALGWGVDVQEGEKDFMIKLGVNTVLFGKHDFRTAMQHIKWAGYDAAEISALKGMCEHLCLDTWKKDAADIKAISQDLELPITAMEEGGLDENRLMLAYEAGAEIGIPVVNVGPGGSKDNPEDLSKTIDILAKMAEKAEPFGVKLCVKAHVGAAIWNTPTTIVAMAKIASPAFGIDMDPSHIHRGGEVPKDALRQVISRVKHVHIRDCKGPGPSPGAPEMQACGRGEIDLMGYCKVLVESKFDGPVNLEIIGAGEYELSRCAIIAAESYGYLNACLKACGGR